The genomic region CGGTCACCGACCTGACGATGCGCTTCGGCGGGCTGACCGCGGTCAACAAGCTGTCCTTCGATGTGCGCAAGGGCGACATCACCGCGGTGATCGGCCCCAACGGCGCGGGCAAGACCACGGTGTTCAACTGCATCACCGGGTTCTACCGGCCGACCTCGGGCGCGATCACCCTCACCCCGGATACCGGCGTGCAGTTCGACCTCGAGCACATGCCCGGCCACCAGATCGCCCGCACGGCCCATGTCGCGCGCACCTTCCAGAACATCCGCCTGTTCGCCGGCATGACCGTGCTGGAGAACCTGCTGGTGGCCCAGCACAACACGCTGATGCCCTCGGTGGTGCGGGGCCTGCTCGCGGTGTTCGGCCTCGGCGGCCACCGCGCCGCCGAGCGCGCGGCGCTGGAACGGGCGCGGTTCTGGCTGGATGCGATCGATCTGACCGCGCGCGCCGACGACCCTGCCGGCGCCCTGCCCTACGGCGACCAGCGCCGGCTGGAAATCGCGCGCGCGATGTGCACCGAGCCGGTGCTGCTCTGCCTCGATGAACCTGCGGCCGGGCTCAATCCGCGTGAATCGGACGAGCTCGCCACCCTGCTCGGGCGCATCCGCGACGGCGCGGGGGGCACGCCCGGCTGCTCCATCC from Rhodovastum atsumiense harbors:
- a CDS encoding ABC transporter ATP-binding protein, whose product is MTTTTLLSVTDLTMRFGGLTAVNKLSFDVRKGDITAVIGPNGAGKTTVFNCITGFYRPTSGAITLTPDTGVQFDLEHMPGHQIARTAHVARTFQNIRLFAGMTVLENLLVAQHNTLMPSVVRGLLAVFGLGGHRAAERAALERARFWLDAIDLTARADDPAGALPYGDQRRLEIARAMCTEPVLLCLDEPAAGLNPRESDELATLLGRIRDGAGGTPGCSILLIEHDMGVVMRISDHIVVLDHGKKISDGTPEAVRSDPHVIAAYLGEGDEDEVTEETAEADKAARGVTA